DNA sequence from the Suricata suricatta isolate VVHF042 chromosome 14, meerkat_22Aug2017_6uvM2_HiC, whole genome shotgun sequence genome:
ccccccattgggctctgtgctgatagttccaagcctggagcctgcttccgattctgtgtctccctctctctctctgctccgaccctgctcacactccatctcccaaaaatgaatacatgttaaaaaattttttaagtaaataaataaacataaaaaaagaacttaaaaaagttAGGGAAAtgttggatttaaaattttttttaatgttttatttatttttggtacagggggagacagagcatgagaggggaagggtcagagagagaaggagacacggaaccggaagcaggctccaggctctgagctagctgtcagcacagagcctgacgcggggctcgaacccacgaatgtgagatctgacctgagctgaagctggaggcctaacagactgagccacccaggcaccccaggaaatgtTGGATTTTAAAAGGAATACCTTGCTTGCAGGACTTTTCTGAGTCTTTAATATGCTAATATGATTTGGGCATCTccaaggtggggggaagggatgcATCTGTTTTTCGAACTCTTTTTACCTGGAAATTCACTTTCCAAGGTGAAAGCAGCCGGCATAAGTGATGACAGAAACAACACACCTAACTTTTAGGGCATCttctccaaagcaggttctgttcCCTGGAGGGCCTTGACCACCTGCTTCCTATGTTCAACCTCACATGGTGATACTGTGGTAATACCTCGGTCTCTTTATAGTGGAGAAATAGGCGGCTCCGAGAGGGGTGGTCACTTGCCAAAGGCCACATGCTGGTGAGGGACAGTGTCAGCCTTGGAACCAGGTCTGATCCTCAAGCCGCTAGACCCCACTGCCCTCTCATAGGACCCATTTGCCCTGTCATTCTGATCACACATCACCTGGTGACATCCTGTCCTTCGGATGCCACGACTGCCTTTGACAGATCTGGAATTGAGGCCCAGGGAGTCCCCCCAGGGTCACCTATGGAGTCGAAGAGTTACTGAAGCCAGTGTCCCggcctcctcccttcctgccacCACTGTCCTAGTGAGCTGGCCAGGGTGGTGATTTAAACAGAAATCCTTCAGTCCACCGGTGCCCCTGGCTGGGCTCCACCTTCCAGGCCTGTGGGCAAGGTGGGCAAGGGCCCTttaagggagcctgggaggcGCAGGTGCAGTGCCCAGAAGTAGGGCGGGTGCACGTGGAACCCATGGGAGGGGTGGAGCCCTGATGCAGCTGAAAGCCACTGGCTGCTGCTGAGCAAGTTCAGGAGTTGCCCctccctcagtttcccctctctGGAAGTGGGACGGTGCTTTGAAGGCTGGCATATGAGTCAAGACAGCACAGAGCTACCCTGGAAAGGTGAGTGCCCCTTGTAGTGGACCCTCCCCTGAAATGTGTGCCCAAGGGCTCAGGCCCCGCTGGGGCAGCTCTGATGTCTCTGTAAGGCGGGGGGTTCTTGTAGCTGGTTAGCGAAGTAAGTGGTAATAAGCCTTGAAGTTCTGGGCCGGCCACGTGTGGCTACCCTGTGGGAACCTTCAGCTCCGTGGCCGTGAGCCCAAGGCGGCTaacgggaggaggaggagcctcgTGTGGCCAGGAGAGACTTGGAGACCGAGAAAGGCTTTgggtgaggtggggggcagacagggcagatccccccccccccccccgcctcttcCCCCAGCGTGCCGCCCTGCAGTGGGGAGCTGGGAGGTGCCGGAGCCTGGTGGGCCGTATCTGGGGCGCAGTGGCTGCGTTCTGCTCTGGCAAATGCAGCAGCTCACGGGTCAGACTGAATCAGACAGGCCTGCGTTCTGCCCCAGCTGCTTCTCCGTCCTCAGCTGACTCTGGGCAAGGCAATTGCCCTCCCAGGGGCGTCAGCCTGGTTTGGGACACGGGGACGTGCACCGGCATGGTGGCGAAGGTTGCGACGACTAATAGTGGTTAGCACCGAGGCTGGTGACCGGTGTGCCTAGGGTGACTGTGGGCTCTTGGTGACTGTAGCGTCATTAGTCACATTGGCGTCACCTGCGCTGCAAGGCGATGCTGTTGAGGGCACACTGCTGTTTGAGGCATGTCGGAGTGGTGATTCTGGAAGGCTCTTTGCACTCAGCTAGTTCACCTCCTGGAAAGGAGTCCAGCCAACGCGCCTGGGGAGCTGGTGCTAGGGCAGGGCCAGAACCTCAGCCGGACCGTGAGGTCTGGCCCAGCCTGTCTGGGCCACGGCTGCCCCACGCACAGACCCCAGGGAAGAGGCGGGTCCTCCGTGGGTGTCTCCAAGCATCTGCAAATGGGAGGGACCCGGCTTGGACCAGTCTTGCCTCCGTGTGCTCCCCTGATGCCCCAGTGTGGCTGGGCCTGACAGTGGCCCGGGACGTTGGGACCTGGGCTACACAGAGACCACGCTGGTGCAGAGCCGGTGACCTGGGTCACCACCCAGCCCTGAACCTGGGCCTAGACCCGTCGCTCTGCCCGTCTCCCGAGCACCTCTCCAGAGCGGGGCTTTTGTGTCCATGAATTCCCTCTCTGGTTCAGGGTCACCTGGGGGAGCAAAGCCCCGACTCCAGCCTGCTTCTAGCTCCTTCCAGAGGCTGGGGCTGCCGGGCTGCCTGTCTCCAGGGACCGCCAGCAGGCTGCAGCAGTGTGAGGGTGGAGACTGCCTGAGCCAGGGTGCGGGGCTTGAGGCCAGGACCCGACTCCCTCTTaccatccatctgtccgtccgTCCATGAGGCCgtcctcagtttcttccttctcATCCGTAAGATGGGAACAATTGTTACAGACCTGATCCAGCTGTTGTGAGACTCCATTTTGGGAGGTCAGCAAAGCGTTTTGTCCCCTGCTGTTTGCGTCCCACTTAGGATCACTCCCAGCCGCCTGCCGGGCAGCACTTTCTCAGCTTGTCACCCAGCAGGACCCCTGCACCGCTCCTCAGGGCATGAGGGTGATGTGCAGAAGGGCCTGGGGCCCACCCTGGCACACACGCAGGGCTCCGAGCCCAGGGAAGGGAGGCCTGGGCGGTTCAGTAAGCATCCTACTagcactcaggtcatgatgtcacggttcctGGTCCAGgccctgctatcagcacagagcccgcttcagaaactctgtccctctgtctctctctctctgcctctccccagcttgctctctctcaaaaacatttaaaaaataatttagaaacttaaaaacaaactggGAACTCCCCAGgtaccccaggcacccctgcaaggGGATAGGGCAGAGGCAGGATGAGAAGCAGAGTCCATGCTGTGGGGGCCAAGCTCCCAACTTTTTGAATTGCTGTGTTACCTTAGGCAAGTCACCCAACACCTCTGAGCCTCGGTTCTTCCTCTTGGACACCGACTACCTTGCAAGGATGTGGAATCTCTAGTGAGGTACAGCGTATATGAAAACGCCCAGCACAAAGTTAAGTGCCTGAAAATGCCAAGTGTCCTGCGGTGGGGGTGGGCGCCTGCCGATCTCCAGGCACCGGGGCCGGCCAGGGAGAAGGTCACAGCCTTGGCCACTTTGGCCTGCCCACAGCCACACGGCCCCACGGAAGGTGGGAGGtcagacacagaggagaagctGGGGAGGCATTTCAGGATGCAGGGACACCACCCCCAGACCACCTCTGCACCATTCAGGGGATGGGCCTGGGGCCCGGGCTGGGGTCTGCCTCAGCCACCCTGTAGACCAGTCGCTGGCCGTGACCCAGTGGCCTTCTGCCTGTGTGCGGACCTGTAACCGGGGTAAATGACAGTGTCTGCCCTGAAAGAGTTGGAAAAGTAAACGAAACACTGAATGCAAAGTGGCTGGTGGGTGCCAGAAGGTTCCTGGCCTGCTGCCTCAGGGCCCCAAGCCCTTCAGcagcaagtgggggtggggggtgggggaaggcagtCCGTTTTCctcctggggagggtggggagagagaacaaaACAAGAGCTACAAAACAATTCCACAGCTGAGACACcatctgtgttttcctctttttttctttctcttcgtttttaaaacaatatagtgCAGACTGCACTTCTCACAGTAGAATATAATGGTCAAttttagtataaaaaaaaaacattctcagaGATTTGTAAATGCACTTAGTGCTCGAACAGGCCTTGGAGAGATACAGTACCGCTTCCGGAGTGCCGGAGGGGCCAGGACTGGGGGAAGTCGGGCCTTGGGGACTAAACAGGGTCcttgcctgcccccacccccaacctccctTGATGGTATGGGGTGGGCCTGGGAGGGCATCCTGCAGGAAAGGAGTTGGATTGGGTCTCCCAGTGAAAACCAGTAGGTTAGCTCCTCGATGGCTCTGAGGAGAACCCCTGAGGAAGGCAGGGTAGGGTCCCTTTGACTGGTGTCTAAGGTGGCAGGCCCATTGTTAGCCCCCGTGGTGCCTTTGTGCGAATAGGAAAATGGCGCCCCTTCCTCAAGATTCAGAAAATTGccataataaatatacatgtcTAGGATGCAAATGGTGTCTCCTTGGACGAGGTGCCcttgtgcagtgcacagcctATACAGCTGTGCCCAGCAGCCCTgtaggatgtggagagaaaggggaTGGTGGGAGTACAGGGCTTGGAGAGTGGGGATGGGGGTATTAATTCTGTGTTGGGAAGAAATGCGAGGGGGGAAGGAGAATctagaggaggaggaacaggggGACTGGTGGTCCCGGGAGCCTTTTAGAGTGGTCTTCACCCGGATTGGCCAGTCGGGGAAGCTGTAGGCCCTGTGACTTCCTCTACCcgcctctctgctccttttccagGAGACTAGGGAGCCCTGGGGGAGAGGCGGTGGGGGGGAGCTCTCTGACCCCTGGGGGTTGCTCTGACTCCGCCCTGATTCTGGACCGTCACATTTCCTCCTGTGTCCCGCCCTGGCCTGAGCCCCTCTCTTGGGAAAGCCAGAAAGTACCATTCCTGTTTTAAagtggtttctctctccctgcctctgccagcccgGATGGAGGAAGTGGTGGACGTCCGTGGCTGTCCCAGGCCCTCCCCGTGTCCTAGGGCAGCCAATGGCAGGGAGGGGCCTTGGGGAGCAAGGTCACCCCGCGTCTCCCCATCAGGTGACCACGCAGTGGCAGCCAGCCCGGCCTCCCTGTGGGCACCCGTGGGCACTCAGGCACAGGGCGAGGCTGGGCACCCCTGCGCACCGCCCACCCTCTTCTGCAGCCTGCCTCCCGCTCAGTGCCCTGTCCGTATGTCTGCGTCCACCGGGCAGGCCTTATCTGTAGACGGGCAGGCGGATGTGGGCATGCTGGTGGTCGAGTAGCCGGGGCACAGCCACGGTCTCGTAGCCCTTGCCCAGCATCTGCTCCTTGATGCAGGGCGGCCGGATGTCATTGATGAGATACTCCAGCGACTGCAGGCTGCTGCTCAGCGCCGCCGTGTTGCACCCGCTTTTGCTGGGCAGGCCTGAGAGGGCCTCCACCGGGGGGCCCCCCAGCTCCCGGGGCGCTCCTGGCCCCAGCTCAGTGACCGCCACAGCCGCCGCCGGGTTGTAGCAGTCGCTGGTGGGGGTCGCCAGCACGCTGTTCCAGGGGGCAGCGAAGTACTGGCCCACGGTGAAGCCGGTGGGCAGCCCCATGCCACCGTTGAGAGGCGACCCGCTGGCCCGGTCGTACACCCGCCCCCCGCAGGCCTCGGGGGACTTGGTGGCCACCGCGCCACCGCTGTAGGCCCGCagcggctggggagggggtgggggtggcttcTGTGGCCACAGCAGGTAATCCAGGCCCCCGTCCACGTACCCTGCAGGCTTGGTGGCCCCAGCCAACGTCAAGGCCGCCGTGCCGCCCTGGCCCAGCTCGGCACCTTTGCGGCAGTCGGGCAGGCCGGTGGCAGCCGAGTAGGCCATGCCAGGGAAGCTGGGCACGGGGCCATGCTTGgccgggctggggtggggaccgGCTACGGCCTGGCAGGCAGCAGGCGCGGCGCCCGGGGCCTGGCACTGCTGGTTGAGCTGGTAGAGGATGCTGTGGATGGAGGGCAGGTTGGAAGGCGGCAGGGGCAGGCCGCGGCCAGGCAGGGGGATAACGGAGGCGGCGGTGGCAGTGGCGGGCAGACCGGGCGGTGGGGCGGGCGCCTCGGGCGGCTTAGGGTAGGCCAGGGGCCCCAGAGCACTGGGCGCCGGGTAGGGCGCGATGCCCACCTGCACGGCGGCCGGTGACAGCTTGGTCCGCTTGCCCTCGGCGCTCTTGAGCACGCTTTTGGCAGCCCCAGCCGGTGCGGCACTGCCGGAGGAGGAGACTGCGGCCTTGACGATGGCCAGCAGGCCCTGGTAGCCGGCGGCGTGCTGCGGGTAGGGGCTGTAGCGCTGGCCACTGGTGTCATAGCCATTGACCGTGCGGCCCAGGTGCTTGTGCTGGGGCACCCGGATGTTGGTGGGGAAGATCTTGATGGACAGCGGGCTGTTGGCCACCTTCTCGGCATAGGCATCCAGCTCGGCCGGGCTCGGGTAGCGGGACGAGTGCATGGAGCTGGCGGCTGTCTCGCCTGTGGGGACAAGCGGAGAGGAGTGCACAGGTGAGAGCTGACCCTGTGACCTGGGGCGGCCGCGGGGCCACAGCCCTGCTGCTCCCTCCTCCATGTGTCCCTTATAACCTCCAAAGCTTCTAACTGGGCATAAAGTACAGAAAGGAAACCACGTGCATCGTAAGCTGAGCTTTCACGGACGGAACGCACTGCGGCCATGAGATGGGTCACCGCCAGTCCCCAGAGTGTCCCATGTGACTCTGCCCAAGTGCACCGCTGTCCTGACCTATGTACACGTGGGATGGAATCCTACCACGCATCCTCAGCCACATCAGCCTCCACTGCTTAAGGTGTTTTGTGAGATTCGCTCAGGTGGCCACGGTTCGTGCTTCCTCACGGCCGTGTGTCCTCCTGTGGGACTGTGTCACCATGCACTCCTTCCTACGGCTGATggcatttgggtggtttccaccTTGGGGCCGATGCACATACCACTGGCCTTGCTGGTTCGCACGCGTGCAGCGAGCTCCCTTGGCACTTTGCCCTGGGCAGGGACTCGGGGCGGGTGAGCTTGCAGCTTTAGGAAAAGGGGCCCCACGGTTTGCCCAAGGCCTGCGCCAGGCCAGGCTCCCTGCAGAGATCGGGAGTCCCGGGGCTCCGCACCTCACTGACACTTGGCTCTTCCTCCTATTTCTTCGTGATCCTCTCTGAGCCACCCATTGCCCATCTGTCAGATGGGATGATGGTGGCCTGCTGCCCTCTGTGGGACAGTTAAGCATGCTGCTGTGTGAACAGAGCCCAGCACGAGGCCTGGGACAGACAGGAGCCGCTCTGTGGGCTTTCATGGGCTGCTCACATGGCCTGCCTGATCAGTAGGCAGGTGAGGAGGGATCCTGGCCACAAGGGCTGCCCGGCCCCAAGCATGCCTGTCACCTGCAAGGCTAGCGTGGTAGCTAGGGCCTCTTCTGCATGCTGTCATTGCAGGGCTGCATTTTGTGTGACAGGCATGACCATCCTACTGGTGCCCGCCCTGGGGGAGGTGGGTCGCTAGTGGGCAGACCCCCCTCTTCCATCCagagcccctccccaggcctgagACATTGCTCAGTGCTGCCCAGGACCCTCCCgaggtggggaaaggggcaggggccTGTGGGAGACAGGTGGGAAAGCTCCAGAATTTGGAACCGGTTGGCCTGGGGGGGAAGTCCTGCCTGGTTGTGGGGCTTTGTGGCTTGCCTgaccgagcctcagtttccccacctgtgaaatggggatcgTGGTTGTATCCATTGTGCCGGGTGGCCTGGAGAGATGGCTGCCAAGGGGCTGAGCAGAGGGGGTGAGACACACAGTTGGAGTTGGGAGATGGTAACCTGAATGGGCCCTTGGGTGAGGGGCCCCCACAAGGTCTCTGCAGCACactgccttcctcctgcccctgaCACCCCTGGAGCCGACTGGTGACTCCCAGGGGGGACTTGAGAATGGGGCTTCTCCAggctaagcctcagtttcctcgtctgtaaaatgggaggtgATACTGCCATGAACACTGCCTCCCTGGGTGGCCGCGAACTCATGGGCTGTGCGTGGTGGAGGCGCTGGCAGAACCAGGTGCCATCTCACTGCAAGGGTGCCATCTGCCTGGGCCTTCctggggcggggagcaggggctCCAGCTGCCCTACCTTCTGCCCAGCCCAGGGAATCCTGGCACTATGGTTGGGGCGGACTGCAGACCTCCCCCCTCCATTCCTTGAAGGCCTCACCCCACATCCCATCCATCCAGAGCCTCACGCTGCtgtcgccccctccccccccccccccccccccccccccccccccccccccccccccccccccccccccccccccccccccgcccccagccaatCCAAGCAAGACACCTGCTGTGGTGGGAAGGCCTGGGCATTTGGGGTTGCGGGCGGGAGCCTCACCCAGCCGGGCTCTGGAAAGTGAGCTTTCTGGAAGAAAGAGCATCCCAGTGAAGGCCGTGTTgaaaggggtgaggaggggggagagCAACATatttcaggcagaagaaacagtACAGGCAGAAGTTCAGAGGTGAGGAAGCATGTCCCGAGTGGGAACTGTAAATGATTGGGAATGAGAGCAGAAGCCTGGAGCAGGcgtgtggaggggagagaggtggcctgggagggcaggggcggggggggggggcagtgcagAGGGGCCTCCCTGCCGCAGGGCAGTGGTTCTTCCCCAGAGGGCACACTGGCCACATCTGGTGAGGTCTATGGTTGTTACAACTTGGGTGGGGGAGGCCCCTGCCCCAACACTGCTAAATATCCCGCCGTGGTGCGCTCTATAGAGAACCCTGCCCCAGGCCATCGGCAGCCAAGGAAGgctgtaggggaggggcaggggcatggGCACGCATGCGTGTTGCAAAGGTCATTCCCCTCTGCCCAGAGCTGTAGGAGCGTGGCCTGACCTGGGCAGGGCAGCAgcggcagggagggaaggagcaggcagCACTCAGCATCCCAGGGAGACTCTGGCCTGATCTGGGGCCGGGCAGGTGGAGCTGACCCGTTGGCTGGCCACAGCCCCCCATCCTGACCCTGCCTGGGGCAGCCCCCTCCTAAGTGGCCTAAAATAAACTCGGTGTGGAGAATGGAAATGTCACTTTGGCCAACGGGGGAATCTTTCTCTGAGATTGGATTTAAACTACATTATACAAGCAATTTCATGGGCACTTAGCGCCGCTCGGAGAGTCCCGCAAAAAAGGGACCAGCTCTTCATTTACCAGCCATAAATCAGCAGTTGCTATAATGAGCACAAAAATGTCACTTTTAtgcaattttacagatgaacaaaactGGTGAAATTAACTGTGGTAACCTACTATAGTCAGCAAAAGCGGCTGCcggggaaaaaaaattatatctgtatgtatttttgttcCTCTTAAACCCTCTTCCCAAGCAGGTTTCTGCCATTGTGGTGTGAAAACTCATTTGTCCTCACCATTATACTTTCATTTGGAGTTTATCTTGAGTATCCAATGAGCCACCAACTGTGAAAATGATTAAATCTACAAAATCTATCTAATGGATGGAATAAATTAGGTGTTTAAAAcctttaagaagaagaagagagcgggggagggggcgggggtggaaaTAAGTGCTGCCTGTTCCTGGTTCCCACTCACGGAAGGAAGGAGCCGGTCGGGCCCCCTGCTGGCCAGCAGGGCTCCAGGATGGCGGGCTGGTCCCTGCAGCACGTGGGAGAGTGGACGGAGGCTGCCCTTTGGTGAGCGCGGAGTGCAGGCTCGACTCTGCACCTGCGGCTTTTCTTGACGTCTCGTGTGGGGTACCTGGCCACTCTGAGAAGTGGGTGGTGGCccccacttgacagatgaggCAGCAGACCAAAGCATTCGGCAGGCAGCCACCAAGAGGTGCCACACCCCTCTGCATCATTGTCACCTCTTGGTACTCGTGCCGTGTGcattccccaccctcctccccgaGTGGGGCTGACCCAGGTGACCTCTGAGGTCCTATGGACCCAGCC
Encoded proteins:
- the FAM222A gene encoding protein FAM222A isoform X1 — translated: MLACLQRTQNPPGQHLACPSKSRELRKCETAASSMHSSRYPSPAELDAYAEKVANSPLSIKIFPTNIRVPQHKHLGRTVNGYDTSGQRYSPYPQHAAGYQGLLAIVKAAVSSSGSAAPAGAAKSVLKSAEGKRTKLSPAAVQVGIAPYPAPSALGPLAYPKPPEAPAPPPGLPATATAASVIPLPGRGLPLPPSNLPSIHSILYQLNQQCQAPGAAPAACQAVAGPHPSPAKHGPVPSFPGMAYSAATGLPDCRKGAELGQGGTAALTLAGATKPAGYVDGGLDYLLWPQKPPPPPPQPLRAYSGGAVATKSPEACGGRVYDRASGSPLNGGMGLPTGFTVGQYFAAPWNSVLATPTSDCYNPAAAVAVTELGPGAPRELGGPPVEALSGLPSKSGCNTAALSSSLQSLEYLINDIRPPCIKEQMLGKGYETVAVPRLLDHQHAHIRLPVYR
- the FAM222A gene encoding protein FAM222A isoform X2, with amino-acid sequence MLACLQRTQNPPGQHLACPSKSRELRETAASSMHSSRYPSPAELDAYAEKVANSPLSIKIFPTNIRVPQHKHLGRTVNGYDTSGQRYSPYPQHAAGYQGLLAIVKAAVSSSGSAAPAGAAKSVLKSAEGKRTKLSPAAVQVGIAPYPAPSALGPLAYPKPPEAPAPPPGLPATATAASVIPLPGRGLPLPPSNLPSIHSILYQLNQQCQAPGAAPAACQAVAGPHPSPAKHGPVPSFPGMAYSAATGLPDCRKGAELGQGGTAALTLAGATKPAGYVDGGLDYLLWPQKPPPPPPQPLRAYSGGAVATKSPEACGGRVYDRASGSPLNGGMGLPTGFTVGQYFAAPWNSVLATPTSDCYNPAAAVAVTELGPGAPRELGGPPVEALSGLPSKSGCNTAALSSSLQSLEYLINDIRPPCIKEQMLGKGYETVAVPRLLDHQHAHIRLPVYR
- the FAM222A gene encoding protein FAM222A isoform X3 produces the protein MHSSRYPSPAELDAYAEKVANSPLSIKIFPTNIRVPQHKHLGRTVNGYDTSGQRYSPYPQHAAGYQGLLAIVKAAVSSSGSAAPAGAAKSVLKSAEGKRTKLSPAAVQVGIAPYPAPSALGPLAYPKPPEAPAPPPGLPATATAASVIPLPGRGLPLPPSNLPSIHSILYQLNQQCQAPGAAPAACQAVAGPHPSPAKHGPVPSFPGMAYSAATGLPDCRKGAELGQGGTAALTLAGATKPAGYVDGGLDYLLWPQKPPPPPPQPLRAYSGGAVATKSPEACGGRVYDRASGSPLNGGMGLPTGFTVGQYFAAPWNSVLATPTSDCYNPAAAVAVTELGPGAPRELGGPPVEALSGLPSKSGCNTAALSSSLQSLEYLINDIRPPCIKEQMLGKGYETVAVPRLLDHQHAHIRLPVYR